Proteins from a genomic interval of Nitrospina gracilis Nb-211:
- a CDS encoding RNA polymerase factor sigma-32, with translation MSDNWKHEDDSEYNEDLDDSESMPLEPDVLDAEDEDGGQEEDEERHLPMVGGTSALAPLDPLAAYIQEIRQYSELSPEEEHELALKYQETGDVKAAYKLITHNLMLVVKIALTFRREWQHTMDLVQEGNVGLMKAVQNFDPFRGVRLPAYASWWIKAYILKFILDNWRLVKVGTTNARRKLLYNLRKTKEKLIAEGVDPSPKLLAEHFGVDEQDVIDVEASLGAADVSMETPSQPDSTLTPMKTLTDGKRPDEDLEVEQFHRLVREKIEQMLDELKPIERELIATRILAEDPVSLKEIGEHYGITREAVRQAEQRLLKKLKLYLAEQLPEVENYFSN, from the coding sequence ATGAGTGATAACTGGAAACACGAAGACGACAGCGAGTACAACGAGGATCTGGACGACTCCGAGTCCATGCCGCTGGAGCCGGACGTGCTCGACGCCGAAGACGAGGACGGCGGGCAGGAGGAGGATGAGGAGCGCCATCTGCCAATGGTGGGCGGCACCAGTGCGCTCGCACCGCTCGATCCTTTGGCCGCCTACATCCAGGAAATCCGCCAGTACAGCGAGCTCAGCCCGGAAGAGGAACACGAACTGGCTCTCAAGTACCAGGAAACCGGCGACGTGAAAGCCGCGTACAAGCTGATCACGCACAACCTGATGCTGGTGGTGAAGATCGCCCTCACCTTCCGCCGTGAGTGGCAACACACCATGGACCTCGTGCAGGAGGGCAACGTCGGCCTCATGAAAGCGGTGCAGAACTTCGATCCCTTTCGCGGCGTGCGCCTGCCCGCCTACGCGAGCTGGTGGATCAAGGCCTACATCCTGAAGTTCATCCTCGACAACTGGCGGCTGGTGAAGGTGGGCACCACCAACGCCCGGCGGAAACTTTTATACAACCTCAGAAAGACCAAGGAAAAACTCATCGCCGAGGGTGTCGATCCCTCACCCAAACTGCTGGCCGAGCACTTCGGCGTGGACGAGCAGGACGTGATCGATGTCGAGGCCAGCCTCGGCGCCGCCGACGTGTCCATGGAAACGCCATCGCAACCGGACAGTACGCTGACGCCGATGAAAACGCTCACTGACGGCAAAAGGCCCGACGAGGATCTGGAGGTCGAGCAGTTCCACCGCCTCGTGCGGGAGAAGATCGAGCAGATGCTCGACGAGCTGAAACCCATCGAGCGCGAACTGATCGCCACGCGCATCCTGGCGGAGGACCCGGTGTCGCTCAAGGAAATCGGCGAACATTACGGCATCACCCGCGAAGCCGTGCGGCAGGCGGAACAGCGTCTGTTGAAAAAACTCAAATTGTATCTGGCCGAACAATTGCCCGAAGTCGAGAATTATTTCAGCAATTGA